In the genome of Columba livia isolate bColLiv1 breed racing homer chromosome 10, bColLiv1.pat.W.v2, whole genome shotgun sequence, one region contains:
- the HRH1 gene encoding histamine H1 receptor, with amino-acid sequence MSKNTTANFTNSQLALLGLFLGSISMITIVMNILVLCAVKTEKKLQTVGNLYIVSLSIADLIVGAAVMPLNIVYFLRSAWTLGLPACSFWLSMDYVASTASIFSLFVLCIDRYRSVQQPLKYLKYRTKMRALLIILGVWLLSFMWVIPILGWHVFAQNGERTVNENKCETEFSEVTCFKVLTAIINFYLPSILMLWFYYKIFRAVRKHCKHRELIDGSYRSFSEKTSIHQSKTKDEQNTCLQKQILEENTPPKDKQSSPQPKNMEAEVHFDKPDKSSKVFVSKSNREVLKWGCFSLTAAQSEPGMDKAGKKAVCVTKSNENEEEPCSQDSDVSNASDNHSSTDEVTCREPSNPNPETACSPQEKAENRDFRGLAYLRKTWQSLQTHSKRHMQGLRANRERKAAKQLGVIMAAFMLCWLPYFVLFTIKAFHTNEQILEFHMFTIWLGYMNSALNPFLYPLCNQNFKKTFKKILHIQ; translated from the coding sequence atgtcaaaaaacacAACAGCGAACTTCACTAACTCTCAGTTAGCTCTTCTAGGTCTGTTCCTGGGAAGCATTTCAATGATCACTATTGTCATGAATATATTAGTACTATGTGCTGTGAAAACTGAGAAGAAGCTGCAAACAGTTGGCAATTTATACATTGTCAGCCTCTCTATTGCAGATCTTATAGTTGGTGCAGCTGTTATGCCCCTGAACATTGTTTATTTCCTAAGATCTGCATGGACTCTAGGCTTACCAGCCTGTTCGTTCTGGCTGTCAATGGATTATGTGGCCAGTACTGCATCCATTTTCAGTCTCTTCGTATTGTGCATTGACCGTTATCGTTCCGTTCAGCAACCACTGAAATATCTCAAATATAGAACAAAAATGAGAGCACTGCTCATTATTTTGGGGGTTTGGTTGCTCTCTTTCATGTGGGTCATTCCAATCCTAGGATGGCATGTTTTTGCTCAGAATGGGGAAAGaacagtaaatgaaaacaaGTGTGAAACTGAATTCTCTGAAGTCACCTGCTTCAAAGTGTTGACAGCCATTATCAACTTCTACCTACCCTCTATCCTGATGTTATGGTTCTACTATAAAATATTCAGAGCTGTTCGAAAACACTGTAAGCACCGAGAGCTCATTGATGGATCATACCGGTCTTTCTCAGAAAAAACCTCCATACATCAGAGTAAGACGAAGGACGAGCAAAATACTTGCCTCCAAAAGCAAATCTTAGAAGAGAACACCCCTCCCAAAGACAAGCAAAGTTCCCCTCAGCCCAAAAATATGGAGGCAGAGGTTCATTTTGATAAACCTGACAAGTCTTCAAAGGTATTTGTTAGCAAGAGTAATAGGGAAGTCCTTAAATGGGGCTGTTTTTCTCTCACCGCTGCCCAGTCTGAGCCAGGCATGgacaaagcaggaaagaaggctgtgtgtgtaacaaaaagcaatgaaaatgaaGAGGAGCCTTGCTCGCAAGACAGTGACGTAAGTAATGCGTCAGACAACCACAGTTCCACAGATGAGGTAACCTGTAGAGAGCCCTCCAATCCTAATCCTGAGACAGCCTGCAGTCCTCAGGAAAAGGCTGAGAACAGGGATTTCAGAGGACTGGCTTACCTGAGGAAAACCTGGCAGAGTCTGCAGACCCATTCCAAAAGGCATATGCAAGGACTGCGTGCGaacagggaaaggaaagcagCTAAGCAGTTAGGGGTCATAATGGCAGCCTTTATGCTGTGCTGGCTtccatattttgtattatttaccATAAAAGCTTTCCATACCAATGAACAGATTTTGGAATTTCATATGTTCACTATATGGCTTGGCTATATGAACTCTGCCTTAAATCCATTCCTGTATCCTCTTTGTAACCAGAATTTCAAGAAGACATTCAAAAAGATCCTGCACATACAATGA